A genomic stretch from Anaerolinea thermophila UNI-1 includes:
- a CDS encoding ArnT family glycosyltransferase yields the protein MRRSPLFWICTLAVILRVGVAVYLGNTVEALPGVSDQLSYHHLAIRVVEGHGFSFDRAWWPATRAGEPTAHWSFLYTFYLAGIYALFGVHPVFARILQAILVGILQPWLSYWVGKQIFGHKVGVWAAFLNAIYLYFIYYSGTLMTEPFYITAILGVLALTIQLTQSAKTSLQQTRTAILLGLVYGIAVLLRQLFLLFLPFLILWIFIKNQQEKIGLQWWHGVISLGVILVMILPFTLYNYQRFGEFVLLNTNSGYAFYWANHPYYGTKFIPILSEEEYLNLLPEELLSLNEAALDKALLSRGIQFVLDDPVRYGMLSLSRIPPYFDFLPRSESGWISNITRVFSFGVFFPFMLVGLFLAIKDTFKTIPTFFSSPPALLILFSIVYIGIHVLTWTLVRYRLPVDAVWLIFAGLTFVRISARMFHPVSKP from the coding sequence ATGAGACGTTCTCCGCTTTTCTGGATTTGCACCCTAGCCGTCATTCTCAGAGTGGGGGTGGCTGTTTACCTGGGAAATACCGTCGAAGCCCTCCCGGGGGTATCGGACCAGTTGTCCTATCATCACCTTGCCATTCGGGTGGTTGAAGGCCACGGCTTTAGTTTTGACCGGGCATGGTGGCCCGCTACTCGCGCGGGAGAACCTACCGCTCACTGGAGTTTTTTATACACGTTTTACCTGGCTGGTATTTATGCTCTTTTTGGAGTTCACCCTGTCTTTGCAAGAATCCTCCAGGCAATTCTTGTAGGAATTCTACAACCCTGGTTATCCTACTGGGTTGGCAAGCAAATCTTTGGACACAAAGTGGGAGTGTGGGCTGCGTTTCTTAATGCCATATACCTGTACTTTATCTATTATTCCGGCACCCTGATGACCGAACCATTTTATATCACTGCCATCTTGGGGGTGCTTGCATTAACCATTCAACTCACTCAATCAGCCAAAACGTCCCTTCAGCAAACAAGAACCGCAATCCTCTTGGGACTTGTATATGGAATCGCTGTTCTTCTGAGACAATTGTTTTTGTTGTTTTTACCTTTCTTAATCCTTTGGATCTTTATCAAAAACCAACAGGAAAAGATTGGTTTGCAATGGTGGCATGGGGTTATTTCTCTTGGAGTCATCCTTGTCATGATTCTCCCGTTCACGCTCTATAACTACCAGCGTTTTGGAGAATTTGTCCTTCTCAACACAAATTCTGGTTATGCATTTTACTGGGCAAATCATCCTTACTACGGAACAAAATTTATTCCAATTTTGAGCGAAGAGGAATATCTCAACCTCTTACCTGAGGAATTGCTCTCTTTGAATGAAGCCGCCCTGGATAAAGCCCTGCTCAGCCGCGGCATTCAGTTCGTGCTTGATGACCCCGTGCGATATGGGATGTTAAGTCTGAGCCGCATCCCGCCTTATTTTGATTTTCTGCCCAGGTCAGAATCAGGGTGGATCAGCAATATCACCCGCGTGTTCAGTTTTGGGGTGTTCTTTCCTTTCATGCTGGTTGGTTTGTTTCTCGCAATCAAGGATACGTTTAAGACCATTCCAACGTTCTTTTCCTCTCCGCCTGCTCTGTTGATTCTCTTTTCCATTGTGTATATTGGCATTCATGTACTCACCTGGACCCTGGTGCGGTATCGGTTACCTGTCGATGCCGTATGGCTCATCTTTGCAGGACTGACCTTCGTGCGCATCTCTGCCAGAATGTTTCATCCTGTCTCAAAACCATGA
- a CDS encoding glycosyltransferase family 2 protein produces MAFVFWVLWLILLIPTLYWVLLAIASIYTPRRRAWQNELPQTRFAIAIPAHNEETVIAETVNRLQELDYPAHLFSVFIVADHCSDQTANKARAAGATVFERKEGPRSGKGAALSWLFQKIFADPTFQAIVVFDADTRVDKNFLRVMDMRLREGSQVIQGQHRIRNENDGWFPLLTWAMFLIDNRYQNLGRNNLGCSAKHMGDSICFRTEVLRKLGWGEGLTEDYQLRQRLLLEGIRIEYEPEALGLGEAPLTWQQARAQRARWLRGTRDASRTLAPQLLKQGIRKQNLAMLEGALQAYFPSFSTLSVIAVFFFFLLLLLYWTGRALPPSLLAAWGGLVMVLIFYPFGGLVLEKAPFKAFLAILTGPYFILWRTALALQARLSRKPVVWIRTAHGRGK; encoded by the coding sequence ATGGCATTTGTCTTTTGGGTTTTGTGGCTGATTTTATTGATTCCCACTCTTTACTGGGTCCTCCTGGCAATTGCCTCCATATATACCCCGCGAAGAAGAGCATGGCAAAATGAGTTACCTCAAACCCGTTTTGCCATCGCCATTCCTGCGCATAACGAAGAAACCGTCATAGCCGAAACAGTGAACCGGCTTCAAGAACTGGATTATCCTGCACACCTGTTTTCAGTTTTTATCGTTGCCGATCATTGCTCCGATCAGACCGCAAACAAAGCCCGCGCCGCCGGAGCCACTGTTTTTGAACGCAAGGAAGGTCCACGTTCCGGGAAAGGCGCAGCCCTTTCGTGGTTATTTCAGAAAATTTTTGCAGACCCCACTTTTCAAGCCATTGTCGTTTTTGACGCCGACACCCGGGTAGATAAAAATTTCCTTCGAGTAATGGATATGCGTTTGAGAGAGGGATCTCAGGTTATCCAGGGGCAACACCGCATCCGCAACGAGAACGATGGTTGGTTTCCACTGCTCACCTGGGCAATGTTTCTCATTGATAACCGGTATCAGAACCTGGGGCGCAATAATCTGGGGTGTTCTGCCAAACATATGGGCGATTCGATATGTTTTCGTACTGAGGTTTTGCGAAAACTGGGCTGGGGAGAAGGATTGACCGAAGATTACCAGTTACGTCAACGCCTTTTGCTGGAAGGGATTCGCATCGAATACGAGCCTGAAGCCCTGGGCTTAGGCGAAGCCCCACTGACCTGGCAACAAGCCCGCGCGCAACGGGCACGCTGGTTACGGGGTACCCGCGATGCCAGCCGCACATTAGCCCCTCAATTGCTCAAGCAGGGAATCCGTAAGCAAAACCTGGCAATGCTGGAAGGGGCTTTACAGGCTTACTTCCCTTCCTTTTCCACGTTGAGCGTAATTGCTGTATTCTTTTTCTTCCTTCTCCTTTTGCTGTATTGGACAGGCAGAGCACTTCCTCCCTCTCTTCTTGCCGCTTGGGGTGGGTTAGTCATGGTTCTGATATTTTATCCATTTGGAGGACTCGTTCTGGAAAAAGCCCCCTTCAAAGCCTTTCTTGCCATACTGACGGGCCCATATTTCATTTTGTGGAGGACCGCTCTTGCTCTCCAAGCCCGACTGAGCCGCAAACCCGTCGTATGGATCAGAACAGCACATGGGAGAGGAAAATGA
- a CDS encoding glycosyltransferase family 2 protein: protein MDLSIVIVSWNVASYLENCLDSIFQNAPNCSFEVWVVDNASVDQSVQIIKKRFPQVHLVENSQNVGFAEANNQAIRQSKGRYVLLLNPDTLVHPYALQRLVDFMDGHAEAGAAGSLYLSPNGKMQHSCMPFPTVSREFWRLFHLDALWHYGTYNMERWDRQKEREVESLQGACLILRHSVLDEVGVLDPDYFMYTEEVDLCYRIHHKGWKLYWVPQSVITHFGGQSTRQTAKQMFLWLYRSKIMFIRKHFGEKKAQEYKQVIRWASLLRIGIAPFVQLLQSFTPKDYVKNIENYRELMKQLPAM, encoded by the coding sequence ATGGATCTCTCAATCGTCATTGTGAGTTGGAATGTAGCCTCGTACCTGGAAAATTGTTTGGATTCAATCTTTCAAAATGCACCCAATTGTTCTTTTGAGGTCTGGGTAGTGGATAATGCCTCTGTGGATCAGAGTGTTCAGATTATCAAAAAGCGGTTTCCTCAGGTTCATCTGGTTGAAAATTCTCAAAATGTTGGATTTGCCGAAGCCAACAATCAAGCCATTCGCCAATCGAAAGGTCGGTACGTGCTTTTGCTCAACCCCGATACGCTAGTTCACCCTTATGCCCTGCAAAGGCTGGTAGATTTCATGGATGGACACGCGGAAGCCGGAGCCGCCGGTTCGCTATACCTTTCCCCTAATGGAAAAATGCAACATTCCTGCATGCCATTTCCTACAGTGAGCAGGGAGTTCTGGCGCCTTTTCCACCTTGACGCTCTATGGCATTATGGCACGTATAACATGGAAAGATGGGATCGCCAAAAGGAACGTGAGGTAGAAAGTCTTCAGGGGGCTTGCCTGATTTTGCGTCATTCCGTGCTGGATGAAGTTGGGGTGTTAGACCCGGATTATTTCATGTACACTGAAGAGGTTGATCTGTGTTATCGTATTCATCACAAAGGCTGGAAACTCTATTGGGTACCTCAGTCGGTTATCACACATTTTGGGGGACAGAGTACTCGTCAAACTGCAAAGCAGATGTTTTTGTGGTTATATCGAAGCAAAATCATGTTCATCCGAAAACATTTTGGGGAAAAGAAAGCCCAGGAATACAAACAGGTCATTCGATGGGCTTCATTGCTTCGAATTGGGATTGCACCTTTTGTACAGCTTTTGCAGTCTTTTACTCCAAAGGACTATGTTAAGAATATTGAAAATTACCGTGAACTGATGAAACAGCTACCTGCAATGTAA